A DNA window from Bradyrhizobium barranii subsp. barranii contains the following coding sequences:
- the lptF gene encoding LPS export ABC transporter permease LptF — protein sequence MGSIDRYIFRTTLASFALVLVSLTGVIWITQALRGIDLMTSQGQTILTFLGITSLVVPALVLIISPIALMIAISHTLNKLATDSEIIVMNAAGFSPFRLFYPFFYATCVVALLVAFIAAYLAPDGMRRIKQWDAEITADVLTNILQPGRFAQLDKNLTIRIRERQPGGILAGIFIDDRRDPNERVSIVAEHGEVVKNDNGSFLVLKDGNLQRFEAGKRDPALVAFGRYGFDMSKFSGQGHDVTLGIRERYLWELFSPSEDDPVYKQIPGQFRSALHDSLLAPIYPFAFAVLTFAFLGAPRTTRQSRNFSIGGSVIAVFGLRMAGFACSVMAVKSPGPVLFQYAMVLGAIGVGLWLIIGGIVVEPPPRLMEAINRSNARIARLFGRPAAA from the coding sequence ATGGGGTCAATCGATAGGTATATCTTCCGCACGACGCTGGCGTCGTTTGCGCTGGTCCTGGTCAGCCTCACCGGCGTGATCTGGATTACGCAGGCGTTGCGCGGCATCGACCTGATGACGAGCCAGGGTCAGACCATCCTGACCTTCCTCGGCATCACCAGCCTCGTCGTGCCGGCACTGGTCCTGATCATCTCGCCGATCGCGCTGATGATCGCGATCTCGCACACGCTGAACAAGCTCGCGACCGATTCCGAGATCATCGTGATGAATGCCGCCGGCTTCTCGCCGTTCCGGCTGTTCTATCCGTTCTTCTACGCCACCTGTGTCGTGGCGCTGCTGGTCGCCTTCATCGCGGCCTATCTCGCCCCCGACGGCATGCGGCGGATCAAGCAGTGGGACGCCGAGATCACCGCCGACGTGCTCACCAACATCCTCCAGCCCGGCCGCTTCGCCCAGCTCGACAAGAACCTGACGATCCGGATCCGCGAACGCCAGCCCGGCGGCATCCTCGCCGGGATCTTCATCGACGATCGCCGCGATCCCAACGAGCGCGTCTCGATCGTCGCCGAGCATGGCGAGGTCGTGAAGAACGACAACGGCTCGTTCCTGGTGCTCAAGGACGGCAATCTCCAGCGCTTCGAGGCCGGCAAGCGCGATCCCGCGCTGGTGGCGTTCGGCCGCTACGGCTTCGACATGTCGAAGTTCTCGGGCCAGGGTCACGACGTCACCCTCGGCATCCGCGAGCGCTATCTCTGGGAGCTGTTCTCCCCGTCCGAGGACGATCCGGTCTACAAGCAGATTCCCGGACAGTTCCGCTCGGCTCTGCACGACAGCCTGCTGGCGCCGATCTATCCCTTCGCCTTTGCCGTGCTGACCTTCGCCTTCCTCGGCGCGCCGCGCACCACGCGCCAGAGCCGCAACTTCTCGATCGGCGGCTCGGTGATCGCCGTGTTCGGCCTGCGCATGGCAGGATTCGCCTGCTCGGTGATGGCGGTAAAGTCGCCTGGCCCGGTGCTGTTCCAATACGCGATGGTCCTGGGCGCCATCGGCGTCGGGCTGTGGTTGATCATCGGCGGCATCGTGGTCGAGCCGCCGCCCCGCCTCATGGAGGCCATCAACAGGTCGAACGCGCGCATCGCGCGGCTGTTCGGACGGCCGGCCGCCGCATGA
- a CDS encoding LPS-assembly protein LptD, with the protein MTAVHRGLVSRLTQRTVVRANGYGLSIRRLLLAVAAVASLGGLMDIAAVTPASAQSFTYNPLPPRAKPPKVANDNQMLVQATEVDYDYNNSRVSAVGNVQLFYNGTSVEADKVIYDQKTKRLHAEGNVRMTDADGKITYAEILDLSDDYRDGFVDSLRVDTADQTRMAASRADRSSGNYTVFENGVYTACAPCKDDPKKPPLWQVKGARIIHDQQEKMLYFETAQLEFFGVPIAYMPYFSTPDPTVKRKTGFLMPGFTSNTPFGYGVEVPFYWAIAPDMDMTFSPRITSRQGVLFQAEYRQRLMDGAYQIRVYGIDQLDPGALAGQPGDRQFRGAVDTKGQFALNDKWVWGWDGVVMSDYYFFSDYRLSQYRDPLGSFLYLPTDALSQLYLTGVGNRSFFDARTMYWLSYSGNQSQVPIVYPVIDYSNVLNYPVFGGEFSYKTNFTNLSRDTAVFDPITTLANTASLCTTTSADPLARTPSQCLLRGVPGTYTRLTAEAQWRKSYTDPFGEIWTPFASLRADAINASISNQPGVSNYLPVGDTQAFRLMPTVGLEYRYPFINVQPWGSTTIEPIAQVIIRPNEPYAGKFPNEDAQSMVFDTSNLFSVDKFSGYDRVEGGGRANVGVQSTTQFDKGGAVKVLFGQSYQLFGLNSYTVQDTINTGLDSGLDKPRSDYVASASYSPNSTYTFSVRSRMDEQTWNVQRFEAEGRANFNRWSVSMMYGNYAEQPELGYLTRREGILTSGSIKVAANWVVTGSARWDLEANKINQYVLGAGYVDDCFVLGVNYVTSYSYSAGTAPPVLNHAFMFQIGLRTLATSTGSSSSAGYQ; encoded by the coding sequence GTGACTGCCGTCCATCGAGGGCTCGTGTCTCGTTTGACGCAGCGTACTGTGGTGCGCGCGAACGGATACGGCTTGTCCATTCGCAGGCTCCTGCTGGCTGTCGCCGCCGTGGCGTCGCTCGGCGGGCTGATGGACATTGCGGCCGTGACGCCGGCCTCCGCTCAGAGCTTCACCTACAATCCGCTGCCGCCGCGTGCGAAGCCGCCGAAGGTCGCCAACGACAACCAGATGCTGGTTCAGGCGACCGAGGTCGACTACGACTACAACAATTCGCGCGTCTCCGCGGTCGGTAACGTCCAGCTGTTCTACAACGGCACCAGCGTCGAGGCCGACAAGGTCATCTACGACCAGAAGACCAAGCGGCTGCATGCCGAAGGCAACGTCCGCATGACGGATGCCGACGGCAAGATCACCTATGCCGAGATCCTGGATCTCTCCGACGACTACCGCGACGGTTTCGTCGATTCGCTGCGCGTGGACACCGCCGACCAGACCCGCATGGCGGCGAGCCGCGCCGACCGCTCCAGCGGCAACTACACGGTGTTCGAGAACGGCGTCTACACGGCCTGCGCGCCGTGTAAGGACGATCCGAAGAAGCCGCCGCTGTGGCAGGTCAAGGGTGCGCGCATCATCCACGACCAGCAGGAGAAGATGCTGTATTTCGAGACGGCGCAGCTCGAATTCTTCGGCGTGCCGATCGCCTACATGCCCTATTTCTCGACGCCCGACCCGACCGTGAAGCGCAAGACCGGCTTCCTGATGCCGGGCTTCACGTCGAACACGCCGTTCGGCTACGGTGTCGAAGTTCCGTTCTACTGGGCGATCGCGCCCGATATGGACATGACCTTCAGCCCGCGCATCACCTCCAGGCAGGGCGTGCTGTTCCAGGCCGAATACCGCCAGCGCCTGATGGACGGCGCCTACCAGATCCGAGTCTACGGCATCGACCAACTCGACCCCGGCGCACTCGCCGGCCAGCCCGGCGACCGCCAGTTCCGCGGCGCCGTCGACACCAAGGGTCAGTTCGCGCTGAACGACAAGTGGGTCTGGGGCTGGGACGGCGTCGTCATGTCCGACTACTACTTCTTCTCGGACTACCGCTTGTCGCAATACCGCGATCCGCTGGGCTCGTTCCTGTATCTGCCGACCGACGCATTGTCGCAGCTCTATCTGACCGGCGTCGGTAATCGCAGCTTCTTCGATGCGCGCACGATGTACTGGCTGAGCTACTCGGGCAACCAGAGCCAGGTGCCGATCGTCTATCCCGTGATCGACTATTCGAACGTGCTCAACTATCCGGTGTTCGGCGGCGAGTTCAGCTACAAGACCAACTTCACGAACCTGTCGCGTGACACGGCGGTGTTCGATCCGATCACCACGCTCGCCAATACCGCCAGCCTGTGCACGACGACGTCGGCCGATCCGCTCGCGCGCACGCCGTCGCAGTGCTTGCTGCGCGGCGTCCCCGGCACCTACACCCGCCTCACGGCGGAAGCGCAGTGGCGCAAGTCCTACACCGACCCGTTCGGCGAGATCTGGACGCCGTTCGCCAGCCTCCGTGCCGACGCGATCAACGCCTCGATCTCCAACCAGCCGGGCGTGTCGAACTACCTGCCGGTCGGCGACACCCAGGCATTCCGCCTGATGCCGACCGTCGGCCTCGAATACCGCTATCCCTTCATCAACGTTCAGCCCTGGGGCTCGACCACCATCGAGCCGATCGCGCAGGTCATCATCCGGCCGAACGAGCCCTATGCCGGCAAGTTCCCGAACGAGGACGCCCAGAGCATGGTGTTCGACACCTCGAACCTGTTCAGCGTCGACAAGTTCTCCGGTTACGACCGCGTCGAGGGCGGCGGCCGCGCCAATGTCGGCGTGCAGTCCACCACGCAGTTCGACAAGGGCGGCGCCGTCAAGGTGCTGTTCGGCCAGTCCTACCAGCTGTTCGGCCTGAACTCCTACACGGTCCAGGACACCATCAACACCGGCCTTGATTCCGGCCTTGACAAGCCGCGCTCGGATTACGTGGCGAGCGCCAGCTACTCACCCAACAGCACCTACACGTTCAGCGTCCGCTCCCGCATGGACGAGCAGACCTGGAACGTGCAGCGCTTCGAGGCGGAAGGCCGCGCCAACTTCAATCGCTGGTCGGTCAGCATGATGTACGGCAATTACGCCGAGCAGCCGGAGCTCGGCTATCTGACGCGGCGCGAGGGCATCCTGACCTCGGGCTCGATCAAGGTCGCGGCCAATTGGGTGGTGACCGGCTCGGCGCGCTGGGACCTCGAGGCCAACAAGATCAACCAGTATGTGCTCGGAGCGGGCTATGTCGACGATTGCTT
- a CDS encoding leucyl aminopeptidase → MSDAIKVGFVPLSAAARGILVVFCDDTLKLGPATAKALGGATELVKRAASAAGFKGKSGAALDILAPEGVKATRLVVIGAGKAASLKANDFLKFGGVAAGKLSAAAAAMTIIAELPDGAMTSEQAVAIASGLRLRAYKFDRYKTKKKDGEEGGLRADILLAVGDATAAKKAFASAGHVVDGVIIARDLVNEPPNVLFPEEFARRAGLLRKLGVKVEVLDVRAMDKLGMGALLGVGQGSSRPSRTVIMRWDGGKKGEAPVAFVGKGVCFDTGGISIKPAGSMEDMKGDMGGAACVVGLMHALAARKAKANVVGAIGLVENMPDGNAQRPGDIVTSMSGQTIEIINTDAEGRLVLADVLWYVAKKTKPKFMVDLATLTGAIMVALGTEHAGMFSNNDELADRLLAAGIESGEKVWRMPLGPEYDKLIDSQFADMKNTGGRHGGSITAAQFLQRFVDGTPWAHLDIAGTAMGAPKTDINQSWGSGYGVRLLDRLVADHYERK, encoded by the coding sequence ATGTCCGATGCCATCAAGGTCGGCTTTGTTCCGTTGTCTGCTGCCGCCCGTGGCATCCTGGTCGTGTTCTGCGACGACACTCTGAAGCTCGGTCCGGCGACGGCCAAGGCACTCGGCGGCGCCACTGAGTTGGTCAAGCGGGCGGCCTCCGCCGCCGGCTTCAAGGGCAAAAGCGGCGCCGCGCTGGACATCCTGGCGCCGGAGGGGGTGAAGGCTACCCGCCTGGTCGTGATCGGCGCCGGCAAGGCGGCGAGCCTGAAGGCGAACGACTTCCTCAAATTCGGCGGCGTGGCGGCGGGCAAGCTTTCGGCCGCGGCCGCTGCCATGACCATCATCGCGGAACTTCCTGATGGCGCCATGACCAGCGAGCAGGCGGTTGCGATCGCCTCGGGCCTGCGGCTGCGCGCCTACAAGTTCGATCGCTACAAGACGAAAAAGAAAGACGGCGAGGAGGGCGGCTTGCGCGCCGACATCTTGCTTGCGGTCGGCGATGCCACCGCGGCGAAGAAGGCGTTTGCCTCGGCCGGCCATGTCGTCGACGGCGTGATCATCGCGCGCGATCTCGTCAACGAGCCGCCGAACGTGCTTTTCCCCGAGGAGTTCGCGCGCCGCGCGGGCCTGCTCCGCAAGCTCGGCGTCAAGGTCGAGGTGCTCGACGTCAGGGCGATGGACAAGCTCGGCATGGGCGCGCTGCTCGGCGTCGGCCAGGGTTCGTCGCGGCCGAGCCGGACCGTGATCATGCGCTGGGACGGCGGCAAGAAGGGCGAGGCACCGGTCGCCTTTGTCGGCAAGGGCGTCTGCTTCGACACCGGCGGCATTTCGATCAAGCCGGCCGGCAGCATGGAAGACATGAAGGGCGACATGGGCGGTGCCGCCTGCGTCGTCGGCCTGATGCACGCGCTCGCCGCGCGCAAGGCCAAGGCCAACGTCGTCGGCGCTATCGGCCTCGTCGAGAACATGCCCGACGGCAATGCGCAGCGGCCGGGCGACATCGTCACCTCGATGTCGGGCCAGACCATCGAGATCATCAACACCGACGCCGAAGGCCGCCTCGTGCTCGCCGACGTGCTCTGGTACGTGGCCAAAAAGACCAAGCCGAAATTCATGGTGGATCTGGCGACGCTGACCGGCGCGATCATGGTCGCGCTCGGCACCGAGCATGCCGGCATGTTCTCCAACAATGACGAGCTCGCCGACCGTCTGCTCGCGGCCGGCATCGAGAGCGGAGAGAAAGTCTGGCGCATGCCGCTCGGCCCCGAATACGACAAGCTGATCGATTCCCAGTTCGCCGACATGAAGAACACCGGCGGCCGCCATGGCGGCTCGATCACCGCGGCGCAGTTCCTCCAGCGCTTCGTCGACGGCACGCCGTGGGCGCATCTCGACATCGCCGGCACCGCGATGGGCGCGCCGAAGACCGACATCAACCAGAGCTGGGGAAGCGGCTACGGTGTGCGTTTGCTCGACCGTCTGGTCGCCGACCACTACGAGCGCAAATGA
- a CDS encoding DNA polymerase III subunit chi — protein MTEVLFYHLQNMTVENVLPPFLEKSLERGWRVVVQSTSPERADALDAHLWTYRDDSFLPHATWRVNDAADQPIVLAIEEDNPNGANVRFLVDNAALPQDAQGYERMVLLFNGDDPDALAFARSAWTDCKAQGFDVTYWQADERGRWQRRN, from the coding sequence ATGACCGAAGTCCTTTTCTACCATCTGCAAAACATGACGGTGGAGAACGTGTTGCCGCCGTTTCTCGAGAAATCGCTCGAGCGCGGCTGGCGCGTCGTGGTGCAGTCGACCTCGCCGGAGCGCGCCGACGCGCTCGACGCGCACCTATGGACTTACCGCGACGATTCGTTCCTGCCGCACGCGACATGGCGCGTGAACGATGCCGCCGATCAGCCGATCGTGCTGGCGATCGAGGAGGACAATCCCAACGGCGCCAATGTCCGCTTCCTGGTCGACAACGCCGCGCTGCCGCAGGACGCGCAGGGCTATGAACGCATGGTGCTGCTGTTCAACGGCGACGATCCTGACGCGCTGGCGTTTGCCCGGAGCGCCTGGACGGATTGCAAGGCGCAGGGATTTGATGTCACCTATTGGCAGGCCGACGAACGGGGCCGTTGGCAGCGCCGGAATTAG
- a CDS encoding beta strand repeat-containing protein, with translation MSTTSVFSPVTGQLTIFGDSANNGVVISRDKSGRILINNGQVKTIGGDPTVANTNEIDIFGQGGDDTITVNESNGTMPAVHIFGGDGNDRITGGSGADLLFGQAGDDTIKGGGGNDLLFGGAGNDTLDGGSGDNQLFGEAGNDLMIWNPGGGTNLFEGGDGNDTAQVNGSNDPETFTITANGTRVRFDGTGAAPFSLDIGTTENLVLHAGGGDDVITASNGLASLISLTLDGGAGNDRITGGDGNDLLIGGSGDDIVNGGRGNDVAQLGTGDDTFIWNPGDGSDTVEGGSGNDKLLFNGANVNEKIDISANGGRVRFTRDVANITMDLDSIEQIEFDARGGADNITVGDLSGTGVKQVLVDLGAVPGGTQGDGAADTVTVNGTNGGQHIEVTSNGTTVTVTGLPEVVTIANAEAANDRLLIQALGGNDVIDASLLAAAIGLTIDSGAGNDTITGSQGADTLIGGDGNDKVTGGRGNDVALLGAGDDLFTWNPGDGSDTVEGGAGTDTLVFNGSNVAENMSISANGGRALLTRDVGAITMDLNGVEHVQIAAAGGADNITVNDLSGTGVTQVAIDLSAGPGSQSGDGAADRVTVNGTAGDDNISITTSGGSIVVNGLAAQVTIAHADAGDVLTVNGGGGNDVINASSIKAGQPFSLNINGGDGNDTITGSAGNDIVNGGRGNDVANLGAGDDTFVWNPGDGSDIVEGGKGTDTLLFNGANINENINISANGGRVLFTRDVASIAMDLNGVEHINFNALGGTDNITIGDLSGTGVNQVNLDLGANDGAADTVTINGTSGSDVITVTEHDGIITVSGLGQDINITDAGTGDRIVINGLDGDDVITASGLHGGIQLVANGGNGDDILIGSPGNDTLAGGAGDDVLIGGGGQDVLDGGPGNNVVINGGGAMAAAMLLNQAMAANLIPAGDGHGEMPLPDPHAAQSQTLAPPQHA, from the coding sequence ATGTCTACTACCTCTGTTTTCTCCCCGGTTACGGGCCAGCTCACCATTTTCGGCGACAGCGCCAATAACGGCGTCGTGATCAGCCGCGACAAGTCGGGCCGCATTCTCATCAATAACGGGCAGGTGAAGACGATCGGTGGCGATCCCACTGTGGCCAACACCAATGAGATCGACATCTTCGGTCAGGGCGGCGACGACACGATCACCGTTAACGAATCCAACGGCACGATGCCCGCGGTGCACATTTTCGGCGGCGACGGCAATGACAGGATCACGGGCGGCTCGGGTGCCGATTTGCTGTTTGGGCAGGCCGGCGACGATACGATCAAGGGCGGCGGCGGCAACGATCTGCTGTTCGGCGGCGCGGGCAACGACACGCTGGACGGCGGCAGCGGCGACAACCAGTTGTTCGGGGAAGCGGGCAACGACCTCATGATCTGGAATCCGGGGGGCGGCACCAACCTGTTCGAGGGCGGTGACGGCAACGACACCGCGCAGGTCAACGGAAGCAATGACCCGGAGACGTTCACGATCACGGCGAACGGCACGCGCGTGCGATTCGACGGGACGGGCGCGGCGCCATTTTCGCTCGACATCGGCACGACGGAGAATCTCGTGCTGCACGCCGGCGGCGGCGACGACGTCATCACCGCAAGCAATGGACTCGCCAGCCTGATCTCGCTGACGCTCGACGGCGGCGCCGGCAACGACAGGATCACCGGCGGCGACGGCAACGACCTCCTGATCGGCGGCAGCGGCGACGACATCGTCAATGGCGGACGCGGCAACGACGTCGCGCAATTGGGGACGGGCGACGACACCTTCATCTGGAATCCCGGCGACGGCAGCGACACGGTCGAAGGCGGATCGGGCAACGACAAGCTGCTGTTCAACGGCGCCAACGTCAACGAGAAGATCGATATCTCGGCTAACGGCGGCAGGGTGCGCTTCACCCGCGACGTCGCCAACATCACGATGGACCTCGACAGCATCGAGCAGATCGAATTCGATGCACGCGGCGGCGCCGACAACATCACCGTCGGCGATCTCTCCGGGACCGGCGTCAAGCAGGTGCTGGTCGATCTCGGAGCCGTTCCCGGCGGCACGCAAGGCGACGGCGCGGCCGACACGGTGACCGTCAACGGCACTAACGGCGGCCAGCACATCGAGGTCACGTCCAACGGGACGACCGTGACGGTGACGGGCCTGCCCGAAGTCGTGACGATCGCGAATGCGGAAGCTGCCAACGACCGGCTGCTGATCCAGGCGCTCGGCGGCAACGACGTCATCGATGCATCGCTACTTGCTGCGGCGATTGGGCTGACCATCGACAGCGGCGCGGGCAACGATACCATCACCGGCAGTCAGGGTGCCGACACCCTGATCGGCGGTGACGGAAACGACAAGGTCACCGGTGGCCGCGGCAACGACGTCGCGCTTCTCGGCGCAGGCGACGACCTCTTCACGTGGAATCCCGGTGATGGTAGCGACACCGTCGAAGGTGGCGCGGGAACGGATACACTGGTGTTCAACGGCTCCAACGTCGCCGAGAACATGTCGATCTCGGCGAATGGCGGCCGCGCGCTTCTCACCCGCGACGTCGGCGCGATCACCATGGATCTCAACGGCGTCGAGCATGTGCAGATCGCTGCCGCCGGCGGCGCCGACAACATCACCGTCAACGATCTCTCCGGCACCGGCGTCACGCAGGTGGCGATCGACCTCAGTGCCGGCCCCGGCAGCCAGAGTGGTGACGGTGCGGCAGATCGTGTGACCGTGAACGGCACCGCAGGCGATGACAACATCTCGATCACGACCTCTGGCGGATCGATCGTTGTCAACGGCCTTGCGGCGCAGGTGACCATCGCTCACGCCGATGCCGGTGACGTCCTGACCGTCAACGGCGGAGGCGGTAACGACGTCATCAATGCCTCGTCCATCAAGGCGGGGCAGCCGTTCAGCCTCAACATCAATGGCGGTGACGGCAACGACACCATCACCGGCAGTGCCGGCAATGACATCGTGAACGGCGGCCGTGGCAACGACGTTGCCAATCTCGGCGCTGGCGATGATACCTTCGTCTGGAATCCCGGCGACGGCAGCGACATTGTCGAAGGCGGCAAGGGCACCGATACGCTGCTGTTCAACGGCGCCAACATCAACGAGAACATCAACATCTCGGCCAATGGCGGCCGGGTGCTGTTCACCCGCGATGTTGCTTCCATCGCGATGGACCTGAACGGCGTCGAGCATATCAACTTCAACGCCCTCGGTGGTACCGACAACATCACGATCGGCGACCTCTCGGGGACCGGCGTGAATCAGGTCAACCTCGACCTCGGCGCCAATGACGGTGCCGCGGATACGGTGACGATCAACGGAACCAGCGGCAGCGACGTCATCACGGTGACCGAGCACGACGGCATCATTACGGTGTCGGGGCTTGGCCAGGACATCAACATCACCGATGCCGGAACGGGCGACAGGATCGTGATCAACGGGCTCGATGGCGACGACGTCATCACGGCCTCCGGTCTGCACGGCGGCATCCAGCTCGTCGCCAATGGAGGCAATGGCGATGACATCCTGATCGGCAGCCCCGGCAACGACACGCTCGCGGGCGGTGCGGGTGACGACGTGCTGATCGGTGGCGGCGGACAGGACGTCCTCGACGGTGGCCCCGGCAACAACGTCGTCATCAACGGGGGCGGGGCGATGGCGGCCGCGATGCTGCTCAACCAGGCCATGGCGGCGAACCTTATCCCGGCAGGTGACGGTCACGGCGAGATGCCGTTGCCCGATCCGCACGCGGCGCAGAGCCAGACCCTCGCACCGCCGCAACACGCCTGA
- the lptG gene encoding LPS export ABC transporter permease LptG, protein MSMLTNTLGRYFAGRFVVAALGVFAGIFLLLVLVDYIEMVRKTSGLASASAIMVAETSLFRVPQLLEKLTPFCMLIGAMTCYLALSRRLELVVARAAGISAWQFISPALGSALLIGVIATVAYNPMSANLRELSKRMEAELFGSAPGGGIQDASGFWLNQVTNDGQVIINAARSEQQGVRLTGLTLFRFDTDWHFKERIEAREAALESGHWLFKSVRRFSLDSPPIDQATLEIPTTLTEAQIRNSFSTPETVSFWQLPSYIRSSESSGFATAGYRLQYHKLLAQPFLLAAMVMLAASVSLRFFRMGGVQKMVLSGVGAGFLLYVLSKVTEDLSKAELMHPIAAAWLPAVVGGLTGFLALLYQEDG, encoded by the coding sequence ATGAGCATGCTCACCAACACCCTCGGGCGCTATTTCGCCGGACGCTTCGTCGTCGCGGCGCTCGGCGTGTTCGCGGGCATCTTCCTGCTGCTGGTGCTGGTCGACTACATTGAGATGGTGCGCAAGACCTCAGGGCTCGCATCCGCCTCCGCGATCATGGTGGCCGAGACCTCGCTGTTTCGGGTCCCGCAATTGCTGGAGAAGCTGACGCCGTTCTGCATGCTGATCGGCGCCATGACCTGCTATCTCGCCCTCTCCCGCCGGCTCGAGCTCGTGGTCGCGCGCGCCGCCGGAATCTCCGCGTGGCAATTCATCTCGCCGGCTCTCGGCAGCGCGCTCCTGATCGGGGTGATCGCCACCGTCGCCTACAATCCGATGTCGGCGAACCTGCGCGAGCTGTCCAAGCGCATGGAAGCCGAGCTGTTCGGCTCGGCCCCCGGCGGCGGCATCCAGGACGCCTCCGGCTTCTGGCTCAACCAGGTCACCAATGACGGCCAGGTCATCATCAACGCGGCGCGCAGCGAGCAGCAGGGCGTCCGGCTGACCGGCCTGACCCTGTTCCGATTCGATACGGACTGGCATTTCAAGGAGCGGATCGAGGCGCGCGAGGCGGCGCTGGAGTCCGGTCACTGGCTGTTCAAATCCGTGCGCCGCTTCTCGCTGGATTCGCCACCGATCGACCAGGCGACGTTGGAGATTCCGACGACGCTGACCGAAGCCCAGATCCGCAACAGCTTTTCCACACCCGAGACTGTGTCCTTTTGGCAACTACCGAGCTACATCCGCTCCTCCGAGAGCTCAGGCTTCGCGACAGCCGGCTATCGACTCCAGTATCACAAGCTCCTGGCACAGCCGTTTTTACTGGCCGCCATGGTGATGCTGGCGGCTTCCGTGTCGTTGCGTTTCTTCCGGATGGGCGGCGTGCAGAAGATGGTTTTGAGTGGCGTGGGCGCAGGCTTTCTGCTCTACGTTTTGTCGAAAGTGACTGAAGACTTGAGCAAGGCTGAGTTGATGCATCCGATCGCTGCGGCGTGGTTGCCCGCGGTGGTGGGCGGCCTCACCGGCTTTTTGGCCTTGTTGTATCAGGAGGACGGTTAG
- a CDS encoding IS1380-like element ISBdi2 family transposase, with amino-acid sequence MTDDTIPPFSFPAVHAKKVTAAFDGGRLTSNGGVMLLAMAERRLGLANNLARVFPDRRDPTRVVHSLVDMFRARMFAICCGYEDADDLDHLRSDPAFKLACGRLPDTGRDLCSQPTLSRLENAPRLRDVIRLTYTLVDAWMDSYPREPASVTLDIDDTCDVVHGHQQLSLFNAHYDERCFLPIHVYDTEKSRPVAVVLRPGKTPGGVEVRAHLRRLVRHIRTRWHNTQITFRGDGHYARPEAMAWCETNGIDYIFGLSGTKPLARKVDEVADDIRTRRAIENLPVLRGYTETRHKAKSWDRERRTVARIEATMLGLDIRFVVTSLDVGSAEWIYDSLYCARGQAENLIKLHKTQLASDRTSCRSALANQVRLVLHTAAYWLMLTVRDAIPKARELAAAEFATLRLRLLKIAARVVETTSRIRLAFAAACPEADLICGLPGALLPLGP; translated from the coding sequence ATGACCGACGATACGATTCCGCCCTTCTCGTTTCCAGCCGTTCACGCCAAGAAAGTCACAGCTGCCTTCGATGGTGGGCGCCTAACCTCGAACGGGGGCGTGATGCTTCTGGCGATGGCCGAGCGGCGTCTCGGTTTGGCCAACAATCTGGCCCGGGTGTTCCCGGATCGGCGCGATCCGACGCGGGTCGTGCACAGCCTGGTCGATATGTTCCGCGCTCGCATGTTCGCGATCTGCTGCGGCTACGAGGACGCCGACGACCTCGATCATCTGAGGTCCGATCCGGCATTCAAACTGGCCTGCGGTCGCCTACCGGACACGGGCCGGGATTTGTGTTCCCAGCCGACGCTGTCGCGGCTGGAGAATGCTCCGCGCCTGCGCGACGTGATCCGGCTGACCTACACTTTGGTCGACGCATGGATGGATAGCTACCCGCGCGAGCCGGCATCCGTCACGCTCGACATCGATGATACCTGCGACGTCGTCCACGGCCATCAGCAGCTCTCGCTGTTCAACGCTCATTATGACGAACGCTGCTTCCTGCCGATCCACGTCTACGACACGGAGAAGAGCCGGCCCGTGGCCGTCGTGCTGCGGCCCGGCAAGACGCCGGGCGGCGTCGAGGTGCGTGCCCATCTGCGCCGCCTGGTACGGCATATCCGGACGCGATGGCACAACACGCAAATTACGTTCCGTGGCGACGGGCACTATGCCCGGCCGGAGGCAATGGCGTGGTGCGAGACCAACGGCATCGACTACATCTTCGGTCTGTCCGGCACCAAGCCTCTCGCCAGAAAAGTCGACGAGGTCGCCGACGACATCCGCACGCGACGCGCCATCGAGAACCTGCCGGTTCTGCGTGGCTATACCGAGACGCGCCACAAGGCAAAGTCCTGGGATCGCGAACGGCGCACTGTCGCCCGTATTGAGGCGACGATGCTCGGCCTCGACATCCGCTTCGTCGTCACCAGCCTCGATGTCGGCTCGGCCGAGTGGATCTACGACAGCCTGTATTGCGCGCGCGGCCAAGCCGAGAATCTGATCAAGCTGCATAAGACGCAGCTCGCCTCCGATCGCACCAGCTGCCGTTCGGCGCTCGCCAACCAGGTCCGTCTCGTGCTCCATACGGCCGCTTATTGGCTGATGCTGACCGTGCGCGACGCCATTCCCAAAGCCCGGGAATTGGCCGCTGCCGAGTTCGCGACGCTGCGTCTTCGGCTCTTGAAAATCGCCGCCCGTGTCGTCGAGACCACGAGCCGCATTCGCCTTGCGTTTGCCGCGGCATGTCCCGAAGCCGACCTGATCTGCGGCTTGCCCGGCGCGCTGCTGCCGCTCGGTCCTTGA